One window of the Dongia rigui genome contains the following:
- a CDS encoding lipid A deacylase LpxR family protein, with amino-acid sequence MPHHIRALRRLTPLLLCLLAAPAFADDDGRITLTEENDSIYFDDDQAYTQGFEFVYLGPDVAADSGWAAPFNGLTGIGLFGNGSEVSRRYQVIFGQSIFTPEDTSLEDPEQDDRPYAGWTYGGLSFIQDTDRRRLDHLELLAGIVGPAAQGRPAQNDWHQFIGVDTAEGWDHQLHNEPGIMLTYERKYRFIQPLIGGFAVDAIPEAGVTLGNVMTYGEVGTLLRFGRNLEADYGPNRIRPSLSGTSYFNADYLEDPFGFYFYVGAQGRAVAQNIFLDGNTFRDSRDVDKEIFVGDLTGGVALFWSNSVKLDAGFTYRTQEFEGQDENAKFANINLTVGF; translated from the coding sequence ATGCCGCATCATATCCGTGCGCTTCGCCGCCTTACGCCGCTTCTGTTATGCCTCCTCGCGGCGCCCGCTTTTGCCGACGACGACGGCCGCATCACGCTGACGGAAGAGAACGATTCGATCTATTTCGACGACGATCAGGCCTATACGCAGGGTTTCGAATTCGTCTATCTCGGCCCCGATGTGGCGGCCGACAGCGGCTGGGCGGCGCCCTTCAACGGGCTTACCGGCATCGGTCTCTTTGGCAACGGCAGCGAAGTCTCCAGGCGCTATCAGGTGATCTTCGGGCAGAGCATCTTCACGCCGGAAGATACCAGCCTCGAGGATCCCGAGCAGGACGACCGGCCCTATGCCGGCTGGACCTATGGGGGCTTGAGTTTCATCCAGGACACGGACCGGCGGCGGCTCGATCACCTGGAATTGCTGGCTGGCATCGTTGGGCCGGCGGCGCAGGGTCGGCCGGCACAGAATGACTGGCATCAGTTCATCGGCGTCGACACCGCCGAAGGCTGGGACCACCAGCTGCATAACGAGCCCGGCATCATGCTGACCTATGAACGGAAATACCGCTTCATCCAGCCCCTCATCGGCGGTTTCGCGGTCGATGCCATTCCGGAAGCAGGCGTGACGCTCGGCAATGTCATGACCTATGGCGAGGTCGGCACGCTGCTGCGCTTCGGGCGCAATCTCGAGGCCGATTACGGCCCCAACCGCATCCGCCCGTCGCTCAGCGGCACCAGCTATTTCAACGCCGATTACCTGGAAGATCCGTTCGGCTTCTACTTCTATGTCGGCGCGCAAGGGCGTGCGGTGGCGCAGAACATCTTCCTCGACGGCAATACGTTCCGCGACAGCCGCGATGTGGACAAGGAAATCTTCGTCGGTGATCTCACCGGCGGCGTGGCGCTCTTCTGGTCGAATTCCGTGAAGCTCGATGCCGGCTTCACCTATCGCACGCAGGAATTCGAAGGCCAGGACGAGAACGCAAAATTCGCCAACATCAACCTAACGGTAGGGTTTTGA
- a CDS encoding efflux RND transporter permease subunit, with the protein MRFSHFFIERPIFATVLSVFVTLVGAAAYVTLPVAQYPEIAPPTIEVRASYPGASAEVVSNTVATPLEQEINGVENMLYLTSQATGDGNLVVTATFKLGTNLDIAQVLVQNRVSAAEPRLPEEVRRIGVTVRKNSPDLMMVIHLTSPDQSRNQLYMSNYATLQIKDVLARLDGVGDVRIFGARDYSMRVWLDPEKIAARNLTATEVVTALQAQNVQVAAGALNAPPVPTTGAFQLNIETLGRLSDPRQFGNIVVKSEPNGAITRIRDVGRVEIGAQDYSTNSYLDDRQAVALLIFQRPGSNALATADTVLKTMTELSKSFPTGLKHSIVYNPTEFIAESVHEVIKTIYEAVILVVFVVILFLQSWRASLIPILAIPVSLIGTFTVLAGLGYSLNNLSLFGLVLAVGIVVDDAIVVVENVERNLRLGLSPREATKRTMDEVGGALVAIALVLCAVFIPAAFITGISGQFFRQFAVTIAAATVISCFVSLTLSPALCAVLFKPHDHNPPRGNILTRGIRGFFGGFNTVFDRLSGGYGSLTRRLVRLSVLMLVIYAGLIALTGWQFNRAPTGFIPQQDQGYLITVLQLPPGSSLERTDAIVRQAAKIIQGTEGVAHAVQFAGFDGATFTNAPNAGAIFVPMLPFAERAAMGLSANVMLQRLQKNLSAVQGAFIIVIAPPPVRGIGNAGGFKMMVQDRRGRGLATLEEAVHDIIGTANQTPGLMGVFSLFNTKTPKIYADIDRAKAEMLGVSADQVFKTLEVYVGSSFVNEFNYLGRTYRVTAQADGAFRQSLHDIANLKTRNMAGDMVPLGAVASFNDMTGPYRVPRYNLYQAVEIQGSTQPGYSAGYGLEEMEKIATATLPDGFGFEWTELAYQQKLAGNTGLLVFGAAVVFVFLVLAAQYESWSLPLSVVLIVPMCLLAAVSGLLFRSIEVNILAQVGFVVLIGLAAKNAILIVEFAKQAEDEGMDRFAAATQAAQSRLRPILMTSFAFILGVLPLVVAQGAGAEMRQSLGTAVFYGMIGVTCFGLIFTPAFYVVVRKFARKGAPPLAEAPHAE; encoded by the coding sequence ATGCGCTTCTCGCATTTTTTCATCGAGCGCCCGATCTTTGCGACGGTCCTCTCGGTCTTCGTGACGCTGGTCGGCGCCGCCGCTTACGTGACACTGCCGGTGGCGCAATACCCTGAAATCGCGCCACCGACGATCGAGGTGCGCGCGAGCTATCCCGGCGCCTCGGCCGAAGTGGTCAGCAACACGGTGGCGACGCCGCTGGAGCAGGAGATCAACGGCGTCGAGAACATGCTGTACCTGACCAGCCAAGCGACCGGCGACGGCAATCTGGTGGTGACGGCGACCTTCAAGCTGGGCACCAATCTCGACATCGCCCAGGTCTTGGTGCAGAACCGTGTCTCGGCCGCCGAGCCACGCCTGCCGGAAGAAGTGCGGCGCATCGGCGTCACGGTCAGGAAGAACTCGCCCGATCTGATGATGGTGATCCACCTCACCTCGCCGGATCAATCGCGCAACCAGCTCTATATGTCGAATTACGCGACCCTGCAGATCAAAGACGTGCTGGCGCGCCTCGATGGTGTCGGCGACGTGCGCATCTTTGGCGCCCGCGACTATTCGATGCGCGTGTGGCTCGACCCGGAGAAGATCGCGGCGCGCAATCTCACCGCGACCGAGGTCGTGACAGCACTCCAGGCGCAGAACGTGCAGGTCGCTGCCGGTGCCTTGAACGCGCCGCCCGTGCCGACGACCGGCGCCTTCCAGCTCAACATCGAGACCCTGGGCCGCCTCTCGGATCCGCGCCAATTCGGCAATATCGTGGTCAAATCCGAGCCCAACGGCGCCATTACGCGTATTCGCGATGTCGGCCGCGTTGAGATCGGCGCCCAGGATTACAGCACCAACTCCTACCTCGACGACCGGCAGGCGGTGGCGCTGCTGATCTTCCAGCGACCCGGCTCCAACGCGCTGGCGACGGCCGACACCGTGCTGAAGACGATGACCGAGCTCTCGAAGAGCTTCCCCACGGGCCTCAAGCACAGCATCGTCTACAACCCCACCGAATTCATCGCCGAATCGGTGCATGAGGTGATCAAGACGATCTACGAGGCCGTGATCCTGGTCGTCTTCGTCGTCATCCTGTTCCTGCAGAGCTGGCGTGCCTCGCTCATTCCCATTCTTGCCATTCCGGTGTCGCTGATCGGCACCTTCACGGTGCTGGCGGGCCTTGGCTACTCGCTCAACAACCTGTCTTTGTTCGGGCTGGTGCTGGCGGTCGGCATCGTGGTCGATGACGCCATCGTCGTGGTTGAAAACGTCGAGCGCAATCTGCGCCTCGGGCTCAGTCCGCGCGAGGCCACCAAGCGCACCATGGACGAGGTGGGCGGCGCGCTCGTCGCCATCGCGTTGGTGCTCTGCGCGGTCTTCATCCCGGCAGCCTTCATTACCGGCATATCCGGCCAGTTCTTCCGCCAGTTTGCCGTCACCATCGCAGCGGCGACCGTGATCTCGTGCTTCGTGTCGTTGACGCTGTCGCCGGCGCTCTGCGCTGTGCTCTTCAAGCCGCATGATCACAACCCGCCACGCGGCAACATCCTCACGCGCGGCATCCGCGGCTTTTTCGGCGGCTTCAACACGGTCTTCGATCGCTTGTCCGGCGGCTATGGCTCGCTGACAAGGCGATTGGTGCGGCTTTCGGTGCTGATGCTGGTCATTTATGCGGGCCTCATCGCGCTCACCGGCTGGCAGTTCAACCGCGCGCCCACGGGCTTCATCCCGCAGCAGGATCAGGGGTATCTCATCACCGTGCTGCAATTGCCGCCGGGATCGTCATTGGAGCGCACCGACGCCATCGTGCGGCAGGCGGCGAAGATCATTCAAGGCACCGAGGGTGTCGCGCATGCCGTGCAGTTTGCCGGTTTCGACGGCGCCACATTCACCAATGCGCCCAATGCCGGCGCCATCTTCGTGCCCATGCTGCCCTTTGCCGAACGCGCGGCGATGGGCCTCAGCGCCAATGTCATGTTGCAGAGGCTGCAGAAGAACTTGAGCGCCGTGCAGGGCGCCTTCATCATCGTCATTGCCCCGCCGCCAGTGCGCGGTATCGGCAATGCCGGCGGCTTCAAGATGATGGTGCAGGACCGGCGCGGCCGTGGCCTCGCCACCCTGGAGGAGGCTGTGCACGACATCATCGGCACCGCCAACCAGACGCCGGGCTTGATGGGCGTCTTCTCGCTGTTCAACACCAAGACGCCCAAGATCTATGCCGATATCGACCGCGCCAAGGCGGAGATGCTGGGCGTCTCGGCGGACCAGGTGTTCAAGACCCTGGAGGTTTATGTCGGTTCCAGCTTCGTCAACGAGTTCAATTATCTGGGTCGCACCTACCGTGTCACGGCGCAGGCCGATGGCGCTTTTCGCCAGAGCCTGCATGACATTGCGAATTTGAAGACGCGCAACATGGCGGGCGACATGGTGCCCTTGGGCGCCGTGGCAAGCTTCAACGACATGACCGGCCCCTACCGCGTGCCGCGCTACAACCTCTATCAGGCTGTGGAAATCCAGGGCAGCACGCAGCCGGGCTATTCGGCGGGCTATGGTCTTGAGGAGATGGAGAAGATCGCCACCGCCACCTTGCCGGACGGTTTCGGCTTCGAGTGGACCGAGCTTGCCTATCAGCAGAAGCTCGCCGGCAACACGGGTCTCCTCGTCTTCGGCGCCGCCGTGGTCTTCGTCTTCCTGGTGTTGGCGGCGCAGTATGAAAGCTGGTCCCTGCCGCTCTCGGTCGTGCTGATCGTGCCGATGTGCCTGCTGGCCGCCGTTTCCGGGCTCCTTTTCCGCAGCATCGAGGTCAACATCCTGGCCCAGGTCGGCTTCGTGGTGCTGATCGGCCTCGCCGCCAAGAACGCCATTCTCATCGTCGAGTTTGCCAAGCAGGCGGAAGACGAGGGCATGGACCGGTTCGCCGCAGCAACACAGGCGGCGCAATCGCGCCTGCGGCCGATCCTGATGACGTCCTTCGCCTTCATCCTGGGTGTGCTGCCGCTGGTGGTGGCGCAAGGTGCCGGTGCCGAAATGCGCCAGTCACTGGGGACGGCCGTCTTCTATGGCATGATCGGGGTCACCTGCTTCGGCCTCATCTTCACCCCGGCCTTCTATGTGGTGGTGCGGAAGTTCGCCAGGAAGGGTGCGCCGCCCTTGGCCGAAGCCCCGCATGCGGAATGA
- a CDS encoding efflux RND transporter periplasmic adaptor subunit, whose amino-acid sequence MTDPTSTSEPAAISAPHTPPRHSPRWIIGILCLGAVVFGGGYYFFQHYQGSMTPAAAAAPAAPPPVTVAKPLVKEITEWDEFTGQFAAVDSVEIRARVSGYLESIHFTDGQMVKEGDLLFVVDPRPFEITLTSAQAALNSAQARFDLAKQQLARADKLKKSDFVSQSTFDERQQEMLSAAADAEVAKAAIASAKLNLSFTRVLAPMSGRIGNHQVSVGNLITGGDGGDAMALATIVSLDPIHLNFDVSEQDFLAYQRAAASGRLTSARDQKLKVSAHLTDEKDWPLQGTMDFVNNEVDRTTGTIRARAVFPNEKLLITPGQFGRVRIPGSDPYDAVLIPDSAILSDQSQKIVMTVAGDGTVAPRVIRPGPLIDGLRVVREGLTGDDQIVIDGLLRARPGAKVAPTVGKIDAKPEN is encoded by the coding sequence ATGACTGATCCGACAAGCACATCTGAGCCTGCGGCCATATCTGCGCCCCACACGCCGCCGCGTCACAGTCCGCGTTGGATCATCGGCATTCTCTGCCTCGGCGCTGTCGTCTTCGGCGGCGGCTATTACTTCTTCCAGCATTACCAAGGCAGCATGACGCCGGCAGCAGCTGCGGCACCCGCAGCGCCGCCGCCGGTGACGGTCGCCAAGCCCTTGGTCAAGGAAATCACCGAATGGGACGAGTTCACCGGCCAGTTCGCGGCGGTGGATTCCGTCGAGATCCGGGCGCGCGTCAGCGGCTATCTGGAATCGATCCATTTCACCGATGGGCAGATGGTGAAGGAGGGGGACCTCCTTTTCGTCGTCGATCCACGACCCTTTGAAATCACGCTGACCTCGGCGCAAGCGGCACTCAATTCGGCGCAGGCGCGTTTCGACCTCGCCAAGCAGCAGCTGGCGCGCGCGGACAAGCTGAAGAAGAGCGATTTCGTGTCGCAGAGCACCTTCGACGAGCGGCAGCAGGAAATGCTCTCGGCGGCCGCCGATGCCGAAGTCGCCAAGGCCGCGATCGCCTCCGCCAAGCTCAATCTCAGCTTCACGCGCGTGCTGGCGCCGATGTCGGGGCGCATCGGCAATCACCAGGTGAGTGTGGGCAATCTTATCACCGGTGGCGATGGCGGCGATGCCATGGCCCTTGCCACGATCGTCTCGCTCGATCCGATCCATCTCAATTTCGACGTCAGCGAGCAGGACTTCCTCGCCTATCAGCGCGCGGCTGCGTCCGGGCGGTTGACCTCGGCGCGCGACCAGAAGCTGAAAGTCTCGGCGCATCTCACCGACGAAAAGGATTGGCCGCTGCAGGGGACCATGGATTTCGTCAACAACGAGGTCGACCGCACCACCGGCACCATTCGAGCCCGCGCCGTCTTCCCCAACGAAAAGCTGCTGATCACCCCGGGCCAGTTCGGCCGCGTGCGCATTCCGGGGTCCGACCCCTATGATGCGGTCCTCATCCCCGACAGTGCGATCCTGTCCGACCAGTCGCAAAAGATCGTCATGACGGTGGCGGGAGATGGGACGGTAGCGCCACGTGTGATTCGTCCGGGGCCGCTCATCGACGGCTTGCGCGTCGTGCGCGAAGGGCTGACCGGCGATGACCAGATCGTTATCGATGGACTGCTGCGGGCGCGCCCCGGTGCCAAGGTGGCGCCGACGGTCGGCAAGATCGACGCCAAGCCAGAAAACTAA
- a CDS encoding DUF1993 domain-containing protein, which produces MAFSIYRASIPVLIRGFENLTDILKKGEAFAAEKGLAPGDLLEARLYEDMHNLIKQVQLASDSAKGCGARLAGIENPSFPDEESNFAELHARIGKTVDFLKTISERQLDGAEAKTITMKVRGRELNFTGADYLLNFALPNFYFHVTTAYDILRHKGVPLSKLDYLGKL; this is translated from the coding sequence ATGGCTTTCTCGATTTACCGCGCCTCGATCCCCGTTCTCATCCGGGGCTTCGAGAATCTCACCGATATCCTCAAAAAGGGCGAGGCCTTCGCCGCCGAGAAGGGCTTGGCACCGGGTGACCTGCTCGAGGCCCGGCTCTATGAGGACATGCACAATCTGATCAAGCAGGTGCAGCTTGCCTCCGATAGTGCCAAGGGATGCGGCGCAAGGCTTGCCGGCATCGAGAATCCGAGCTTCCCGGATGAGGAGAGCAATTTCGCCGAGCTTCATGCACGCATCGGCAAGACGGTGGATTTCCTGAAGACGATCTCCGAGCGCCAGCTCGACGGCGCCGAGGCGAAGACCATCACGATGAAGGTGCGCGGGCGCGAGCTGAATTTCACGGGCGCGGATTACCTGCTGAACTTCGCGCTGCCCAATTTTTACTTTCACGTGACCACGGCCTACGACATCCTGCGGCACAAAGGCGTTCCCTTAAGCAAGCTGGATTATCTCGGCAAGCTCTGA
- a CDS encoding zinc-dependent alcohol dehydrogenase family protein, with protein sequence MSRMIRFHQFGEADVLQLEEVPTPKPGAGEILIRAEAIGVSWDDILWRQNLGAEQTQLPAGIGSEVAGVVAERGEGVTDLEIGEKVATFKAHTPNKYPAYGDFVLMPREAVTVYPASNTFTAAEASVHYTPLLSAYFALAHVGGLQSGQNVLVTEAGRCIGGAMVQMAKALGAHVVAATKSAEPHDILLKLGADKVVLTDEQDLSLAVGSFTHTKGVEVVVDGCGGNQMALLGDVAAPCGKLILYGLDGGNGAAFPAWAAFRKHLQFHRFSLLDYTGHAELGIKPNWPAVNAALKEINEMTARGLLWPIIDRKFAFTDFVAAHRHVEAFPFKGRVILEI encoded by the coding sequence ATGTCCCGAATGATCCGCTTCCACCAATTTGGGGAAGCAGACGTCCTGCAACTGGAAGAGGTGCCGACCCCCAAGCCGGGCGCTGGCGAGATCCTCATCAGGGCGGAGGCGATCGGCGTCAGTTGGGATGACATCCTGTGGCGTCAGAATTTGGGTGCGGAACAGACCCAGCTGCCGGCGGGAATCGGGTCGGAAGTGGCAGGCGTGGTCGCGGAGCGGGGCGAGGGGGTAACCGACCTCGAGATAGGCGAGAAGGTCGCGACCTTCAAGGCGCATACGCCCAACAAGTACCCGGCCTATGGCGATTTCGTCCTGATGCCGCGCGAAGCGGTGACCGTCTATCCGGCCAGCAACACCTTTACCGCCGCGGAAGCTTCCGTTCATTACACGCCGCTGCTCTCGGCCTATTTTGCCCTGGCGCATGTGGGTGGGCTGCAATCGGGGCAGAACGTGCTCGTGACCGAAGCCGGGCGCTGCATCGGCGGCGCCATGGTGCAGATGGCCAAGGCCTTGGGCGCCCATGTGGTGGCCGCCACCAAGAGTGCCGAACCGCATGACATTCTGTTGAAGCTCGGCGCGGACAAGGTGGTCCTCACCGACGAACAAGACCTGTCGCTGGCCGTCGGCAGCTTCACCCATACCAAGGGCGTCGAGGTCGTGGTCGATGGCTGCGGCGGCAACCAGATGGCGCTCTTGGGTGATGTCGCGGCACCTTGCGGCAAGCTGATCCTCTATGGCCTCGACGGCGGCAACGGTGCGGCCTTTCCGGCCTGGGCGGCGTTCCGCAAGCATCTGCAGTTTCATCGTTTCTCGCTGCTCGATTACACAGGCCATGCCGAGCTCGGCATCAAGCCGAACTGGCCCGCGGTCAACGCGGCCCTCAAAGAGATCAACGAAATGACCGCGCGCGGGCTATTGTGGCCGATCATCGACCGCAAATTCGCCTTCACCGATTTCGTTGCGGCACATCGGCATGTGGAAGCCTTCCCCTTTAAAGGCCGTGTGATCTTGGAGATATAG
- a CDS encoding LysR family transcriptional regulator, with amino-acid sequence MNRNDLRRVDFNLLVVFETLMHERSVTKTAEKLFLGQPAISAALVRLRTLFNDELFVRTGRSMEPTARATEIFAMLSPALDSISTALSASQEFDPATATNVFRIGLSDDVEFSLLPPLLRRIRAEAPGVILVIRRVNYLLAPGMLSSGEISVAVSFLDELPANAKKKTVRRIRAKLLRADTKPGKLTLDEYCARPHAIVSFAGDLNGYVDNELAKVGRSRQVVLAVPQFNGLGTLLAGTDILTTVPDYTAQILAASGGLRIEDHPVELPPGSLSMAWRGAQDNDPAEKWLRSRITMFVGDEESSR; translated from the coding sequence ATGAACCGCAACGATCTCCGGCGCGTCGATTTCAACCTGCTGGTGGTTTTCGAGACGCTGATGCATGAGCGCAGCGTCACCAAAACGGCCGAGAAATTGTTCCTGGGCCAGCCCGCCATCAGCGCCGCGCTGGTGCGGTTGCGAACCCTTTTCAATGACGAACTCTTCGTCCGCACCGGCCGTTCCATGGAACCGACCGCGCGCGCAACCGAGATCTTCGCGATGTTGTCGCCGGCCCTGGATTCGATCTCCACGGCCCTCAGCGCCTCGCAGGAATTCGACCCGGCGACCGCCACCAACGTCTTTCGCATCGGCCTTTCCGACGATGTCGAGTTCAGCCTGCTGCCGCCGCTTCTGCGCCGCATCCGGGCCGAGGCGCCAGGTGTCATCCTGGTGATCCGGCGCGTCAATTACCTGCTGGCGCCGGGCATGCTCTCATCGGGGGAAATCTCGGTGGCGGTGAGCTTTCTCGACGAGCTTCCGGCCAATGCCAAAAAGAAGACCGTGCGGCGCATCCGCGCGAAGCTTCTGCGCGCCGATACCAAGCCAGGCAAGTTAACGTTGGATGAATATTGCGCGCGGCCCCACGCCATCGTCTCCTTTGCCGGTGACCTCAACGGTTATGTGGATAACGAGCTCGCCAAGGTCGGCCGCTCGCGCCAAGTGGTGCTGGCCGTCCCGCAATTCAACGGGCTTGGCACCCTGCTGGCCGGCACCGATATCCTCACCACCGTTCCGGATTACACGGCCCAAATTTTGGCCGCCAGTGGTGGATTGCGCATCGAGGACCATCCGGTCGAACTGCCGCCGGGCTCGCTCTCGATGGCCTGGCGCGGGGCGCAAGACAATGATCCGGCAGAGAAATGGCTGCGCTCGCGCATCACCATGTTTGTGGGCGATGAGGAATCATCACGCTAA
- a CDS encoding efflux RND transporter periplasmic adaptor subunit, giving the protein MHFPPKSGYIAVGLLALLALNACEKPQAAVQDRPLPQVSVAEVIQHPVNEWDEVTGRLEAPESVVIRARVSGYIDKIAFEEGALVKKGDLLVQIDPRPFAAEVKRLEAQVAQAKASLDRAQSEAKRGEALRAGKIIGTEEADARNSTAAEARAIVGATQAQLDIARLNLGFTEIRSPIDGRVSRADMTVGNLVQADQSRLTSVVSIDKVYAYFDIDESIYLKYEDLTRAGAIGQAAPVQMALSNEEGHPHQGHMDFLDNQVNPKTGTMRGRAVFDNKDGVFTPGLYVRLKLVGSANYMASLISDSAIGTDLGKKFVLVLGPDNKVAYRSIELGPKLDGLRIVRSGLKAGEKIVVNGLQRARPGSAVNAETVPMADEKTLGQLTTAAGTTQVAEKPAEPAPAAN; this is encoded by the coding sequence ATGCATTTCCCACCAAAGTCTGGGTATATCGCCGTTGGTCTTTTGGCCCTTCTCGCCCTCAATGCGTGCGAGAAACCACAAGCCGCCGTGCAGGACCGCCCTCTGCCGCAAGTCAGCGTCGCCGAGGTCATCCAGCACCCAGTGAATGAATGGGACGAGGTGACCGGCCGCCTGGAGGCACCGGAATCGGTCGTCATTCGCGCCCGCGTCTCCGGCTATATCGACAAGATCGCCTTCGAAGAGGGTGCCCTGGTGAAGAAGGGCGACCTTCTCGTGCAGATCGATCCCCGTCCCTTCGCTGCCGAAGTGAAGCGCCTCGAGGCGCAAGTGGCGCAGGCCAAGGCCAGCCTCGACCGCGCCCAGAGCGAAGCCAAGCGTGGCGAGGCCCTGCGTGCGGGGAAGATCATCGGCACCGAAGAAGCCGATGCCCGCAACAGCACGGCGGCTGAAGCCCGCGCCATCGTCGGTGCGACGCAAGCCCAGCTCGACATCGCGCGCCTCAACCTCGGCTTCACCGAGATCCGCTCGCCGATCGATGGCCGCGTCAGCCGCGCCGACATGACCGTCGGCAATTTGGTGCAGGCCGATCAAAGCCGCCTCACCAGCGTCGTCTCGATCGACAAGGTCTATGCCTATTTCGACATCGACGAGAGCATCTACCTGAAATACGAGGACCTCACCCGCGCCGGTGCCATCGGGCAAGCGGCGCCGGTGCAGATGGCCTTGAGCAATGAGGAAGGCCATCCGCATCAGGGCCATATGGACTTCCTCGACAACCAAGTGAACCCCAAGACCGGCACCATGCGCGGCCGCGCCGTCTTCGACAACAAGGACGGCGTCTTCACACCCGGCCTCTATGTGCGCCTGAAACTGGTGGGGTCGGCCAATTACATGGCAAGCCTCATCAGCGATTCCGCCATCGGCACCGATCTCGGCAAGAAATTCGTGCTGGTGCTGGGGCCCGACAACAAGGTCGCCTATCGCAGCATCGAGCTTGGCCCCAAGCTCGACGGCCTGCGCATCGTCCGCTCTGGGCTGAAGGCCGGCGAGAAGATCGTCGTCAACGGCCTGCAGCGCGCCCGTCCCGGTTCGGCTGTGAATGCCGAGACCGTGCCGATGGCCGACGAGAAGACCCTGGGCCAGCTCACCACCGCCGCCGGCACCACGCAGGTCGCTGAAAAGCCCGCCGAGCCGGCGCCCGCCGCGAACTAA